From a region of the Flavobacterium sediminilitoris genome:
- a CDS encoding DUF4280 domain-containing protein yields the protein MSEKHIVVQGAECQCKFSVEPKIDKLKVLSQTKDYANDKDASKKLIATDKEIGQTLEKNTFGKCKLQPTPSDYLPCQAVITKWSGFYEKVTMSNQGKILLEDSKATCPIGGPDCISITKHGQKAEGSSQNAKNANEDVQSQLNPMVDIKKMDEKPLKHDNIEYNSK from the coding sequence ATGAGCGAAAAACATATTGTGGTGCAAGGAGCCGAATGTCAATGTAAATTCAGCGTAGAACCTAAAATAGATAAACTAAAAGTTCTATCTCAAACCAAGGACTATGCGAATGATAAAGATGCTTCAAAAAAGCTTATTGCAACCGATAAAGAAATTGGTCAAACACTAGAAAAAAATACTTTTGGAAAATGTAAGCTACAACCCACACCTAGTGATTATTTGCCATGTCAAGCCGTAATTACAAAATGGAGCGGTTTCTATGAAAAAGTAACTATGTCTAATCAAGGTAAAATTCTATTAGAAGATAGCAAAGCCACTTGTCCAATTGGAGGACCAGATTGTATTTCTATTACAAAACATGGACAAAAAGCAGAAGGGTCTTCACAAAATGCTAAAAATGCAAATGAAGATGTACAAAGTCAATTAAACCCTATGGTCGACATTAAAAAAATGGATGAGAAACCATTGAAACATGATAATATTGAATACAATTCCAAATAA
- a CDS encoding OmpA family protein has product MAKGVKKIKWTGEGKVFQKKSDLSSRMVIPPDEFVWFKVSEWISGTTEEDKKKDISWIWQENNRKVIIWKRVIPSNKIYAIKLPKKLCGSYSYYLEASLSGKTDSNLTGLYINGLCDKKVISSKWCTSNDGKDVRKTYIFSYGNIIHLNLETEGLNGDKLVVEIYNIQKLRSNKLIFTYTNVKVKDGEINLEIKNTSTWQGLISNIQDEEKFYIKVKDQASGKYILDNSGDEEHARFLRIKNKLVANNPQPPQNNTAVKTGQPNVKAVRYEPCKFETISITETQKKDGKIEQMKTLVFDNGKGLKNVINPERAISKTIFFGFDSDVITKEGNEKLNNTLNFLLEHDHSIITIDGYACVIGKMQYNKSLSQRRSDAVRKFFIDGKLDERRIFSSGKGEISASDNKSGADNIKYKDEKIYQEARRVDISFKYFGHSAQTIIYETIAPSHDKDVLIDITAFQTNACFREKDKHKKQIKVTSSEYKNPLVKEGSSLAVPVHSALATWNVSPLQYIWPKWNLVKGASGNGIDAAENYNVFIHSCRYFSDASHSTIQINAYPDIKWKLEFFLNLTNDLSVKWMNMDPYEHKKLQERSGKIGAEKRWKQKDVSLGFSLKAKWDEDKQEKEFKYEYEAKFKKIYDLFASIGALSDGITNKTKGKARSISPKGIPVSFAVKPPNLSLTGDWFLSHPKGDNKIVGTDVTIGLNANPLIGLEITIDLLGAIVFAAGAIVGASPGVTELYKKIQGQLKKGVDFGDDEAGFKANVDIYMDLIITNEIIIGTEFKFNTAGKAKDSKFKIEAKNKLKVELKVGIKIKGEAAIVIVKVQAYFEASASADASVTFGHGINYDDKGLYYRPELGFDGLNAKYIVYVSASLALKIAKDKHKVDASREGKYEIASGEYPNVIPPFDVIKELEQLFKMTANIPLIKND; this is encoded by the coding sequence ATGGCAAAAGGTGTAAAAAAAATTAAATGGACAGGGGAAGGAAAGGTGTTTCAAAAAAAGTCAGATTTATCTTCGAGAATGGTTATACCACCAGATGAGTTTGTTTGGTTTAAAGTAAGTGAATGGATATCTGGAACAACAGAAGAAGATAAGAAAAAAGATATTTCTTGGATATGGCAAGAAAATAATAGAAAAGTGATTATTTGGAAAAGAGTTATACCTTCAAATAAAATTTATGCAATAAAATTACCCAAAAAATTATGTGGGTCTTATAGTTATTATCTTGAAGCAAGCTTGTCAGGTAAGACAGATTCTAATTTAACAGGCTTGTATATAAATGGATTATGTGATAAGAAAGTTATTTCTAGTAAATGGTGTACTTCAAATGATGGTAAAGATGTTAGGAAAACTTATATCTTTTCATATGGAAATATTATTCATTTAAATTTAGAAACAGAAGGTTTAAATGGAGATAAATTAGTAGTTGAAATTTATAATATTCAGAAGCTTAGAAGTAATAAATTAATTTTTACATACACTAATGTAAAAGTTAAGGATGGAGAAATTAATTTAGAAATAAAAAACACCTCAACTTGGCAAGGCTTAATAAGTAATATTCAAGACGAAGAAAAATTTTATATAAAGGTTAAAGATCAAGCATCTGGAAAGTATATTTTAGATAATAGTGGAGATGAAGAACATGCCCGTTTTTTAAGAATTAAAAATAAGTTGGTTGCTAATAATCCTCAACCACCTCAAAATAATACAGCAGTAAAAACGGGTCAACCCAATGTAAAAGCAGTTCGTTATGAACCTTGTAAGTTTGAAACCATTTCCATTACAGAAACACAGAAAAAAGATGGAAAAATAGAACAAATGAAAACTTTAGTTTTCGATAATGGTAAAGGACTCAAAAATGTTATCAATCCAGAAAGAGCAATATCAAAGACAATATTTTTTGGCTTTGATAGCGATGTAATTACAAAAGAAGGAAATGAAAAATTAAACAATACCTTAAATTTTCTATTAGAACATGATCATTCTATAATAACAATTGATGGTTATGCTTGTGTTATTGGAAAAATGCAATATAATAAATCGCTTTCTCAACGAAGAAGTGATGCTGTTAGAAAGTTTTTTATAGATGGAAAACTAGATGAAAGAAGAATTTTTTCAAGTGGGAAAGGAGAAATAAGTGCATCCGATAATAAAAGCGGTGCAGATAATATAAAATACAAAGACGAAAAAATATATCAAGAAGCACGAAGAGTTGATATTTCTTTTAAATATTTTGGACATAGTGCGCAAACAATAATTTATGAAACCATAGCTCCTAGTCATGATAAAGACGTGCTTATAGATATTACTGCTTTCCAAACGAATGCATGCTTCAGAGAAAAAGACAAGCATAAAAAACAAATAAAAGTAACATCTTCCGAATATAAAAATCCATTAGTAAAAGAAGGTAGTTCATTAGCCGTTCCAGTACATTCCGCATTGGCTACATGGAACGTTTCTCCATTGCAATATATTTGGCCAAAATGGAATTTAGTTAAAGGAGCTTCAGGAAACGGTATAGATGCTGCCGAAAACTATAATGTTTTTATACACTCTTGTCGCTATTTTTCAGATGCTAGTCATTCAACTATACAAATTAATGCATATCCAGATATAAAGTGGAAGCTCGAATTCTTTTTAAATTTAACAAATGATTTGAGTGTTAAATGGATGAATATGGATCCTTACGAACACAAGAAACTACAAGAAAGATCAGGAAAAATAGGAGCAGAAAAAAGATGGAAACAAAAAGATGTTTCTTTAGGTTTTAGTCTAAAAGCGAAATGGGATGAAGATAAACAAGAGAAAGAATTCAAGTATGAATATGAAGCAAAGTTCAAAAAAATTTATGACTTATTTGCTTCAATTGGTGCTTTGTCTGATGGTATAACAAATAAAACTAAAGGTAAAGCTAGATCGATTTCTCCTAAAGGAATACCAGTAAGTTTTGCTGTTAAACCACCTAATTTATCACTAACAGGAGATTGGTTTTTAAGTCATCCTAAAGGTGATAATAAAATTGTTGGTACTGATGTAACAATTGGCTTAAATGCAAATCCTTTGATAGGTTTAGAAATTACAATAGATTTATTAGGAGCTATTGTCTTTGCGGCTGGTGCCATAGTTGGTGCTTCACCAGGAGTTACAGAATTATACAAAAAAATTCAAGGTCAGTTAAAAAAAGGTGTAGATTTTGGAGATGATGAAGCAGGTTTTAAAGCGAATGTAGATATTTACATGGATTTGATTATTACAAATGAAATTATAATTGGAACAGAATTTAAATTTAATACAGCTGGAAAAGCCAAAGATTCAAAGTTTAAAATTGAAGCTAAAAACAAGTTAAAAGTTGAATTAAAGGTTGGAATTAAAATTAAAGGAGAAGCGGCAATTGTAATTGTAAAAGTTCAAGCCTACTTTGAAGCATCTGCTAGTGCTGATGCATCTGTCACTTTTGGTCATGGAATCAATTACGATGACAAAGGTTTGTACTATAGGCCTGAATTAGGATTTGACGGTTTAAACGCTAAATATATTGTTTATGTTAGTGCTTCGTTAGCTTTAAAAATAGCCAAAGACAAACATAAAGTTGACGCTAGCAGAGAAGGTAAATACGAAATTGCAAGTGGTGAATATCCAAATGTTATTCCTCCATTTGATGTTATTAAAGAACTAGAGCAACTATTTAAAATGACCGCAAATATTCCATTAATAAAAAATGATTAG
- a CDS encoding DUF4280 domain-containing protein, which produces MSEKHIVVQGAECQCKFSVEPKIDKLKVLSQTKDYANDKDASKKLIATDKEIGQTLEKNTFGKCKLQPTPSDYLPCQAVITKWSGFYEKVTMSNQGKILLEDSKATCPIGGPDCISITKHGQKAEGSSQNAKNANEDVQSQLNPMVDIKKMDEKKPENPNLIMN; this is translated from the coding sequence ATGAGCGAAAAACATATTGTGGTGCAAGGAGCCGAATGTCAATGTAAATTCAGCGTAGAACCTAAAATAGATAAACTAAAAGTTCTATCTCAAACCAAGGACTATGCGAATGACAAAGATGCTTCAAAAAAACTTATTGCAACCGATAAAGAAATTGGTCAAACACTAGAAAAAAATACTTTTGGGAAATGTAAACTCCAACCCACACCTAGTGATTATTTACCATGTCAAGCCGTAATTACAAAATGGAGCGGTTTCTATGAAAAAGTAACAATGTCTAATCAAGGTAAAATTCTATTAGAAGATAGCAAAGCCACTTGCCCAATAGGAGGACCAGATTGTATTTCTATTACAAAACATGGACAAAAAGCTGAAGGATCTTCACAAAATGCTAAAAATGCAAATGAAGATGTGCAAAGTCAATTAAACCCCATGGTCGACATTAAAAAAATGGATGAAAAAAAACCCGAAAACCCTAATTTAATAATGAACTAG
- a CDS encoding type VI secretion system baseplate subunit TssF has protein sequence MNQLSKDQIKDRMLKRAAKKWGYNDVELENVFDPIVNLLFDVCAKELEKISNEIFSSRRRMTERLVDILTPTASAKATPSRGILRAYPVESETTLHNHHQFFYQKKIVNPYNPVESIIKNYHFGPTIPVKLNRNKISYVVLPNGVNQIIKDQFKEIISGKDFKKKTPHGTIWIALKHEGEGTIKDLMLYFYLKNIEERTKFFHFLPRAKWFINDSLLTPVQGYNEAEEHKNTVYDLKQHDIYHIQKIEEHTNDFYRKNFITIKDTITIDEDSYNFPKEFETLFSEKDLEKIKIDPELIWIRLEFPNVIGPEILSNIFCSNNCFPVINKKLNETQGNIKELLDIYPLKLNNDYFLELFSVLNDRNKEFDVISNNVEPEDENYAYLRFGGVARFDERNAAEEINYLIDLIRDEAAAFSRLGQDFTDNNLKEINQIIARFKSKMSKIGMQNLNNPYLVLNTKKTKEKGTLFIKYWTTNGEETNKISTFSKFNVFKGADFEKDSITLLSTTQGGRNELTNSEKIYAYRENLISNQRVVTRQDIIILCKNHYGDAIDNIEVKNGIQTGLDSNIGYTPTIDICLTRTEKEHYTEEEWSFLSEDLKLMIERRALNIVPFRIVYV, from the coding sequence ATGAACCAATTATCAAAAGATCAGATTAAAGATAGAATGTTAAAACGTGCTGCCAAAAAATGGGGGTACAATGATGTTGAACTTGAAAATGTATTTGATCCAATAGTTAACCTTCTTTTTGATGTATGTGCAAAAGAGCTTGAAAAAATATCAAATGAAATATTTTCGAGTAGAAGAAGAATGACCGAAAGATTGGTTGATATTTTAACTCCTACAGCATCTGCAAAAGCGACTCCTTCTAGAGGGATTTTAAGAGCTTATCCTGTAGAAAGCGAAACAACGCTTCATAATCATCATCAATTTTTTTATCAAAAGAAAATTGTTAATCCGTATAATCCTGTTGAGAGTATTATAAAAAATTATCATTTTGGACCTACAATTCCTGTAAAATTAAACAGGAATAAAATTTCTTACGTAGTGTTACCTAATGGGGTAAATCAAATTATAAAAGATCAATTTAAGGAAATAATTTCAGGTAAAGATTTTAAAAAGAAAACACCTCACGGAACTATTTGGATTGCATTAAAACATGAAGGAGAAGGAACTATAAAAGATTTAATGCTTTATTTTTACCTTAAAAATATTGAAGAACGTACTAAGTTTTTCCATTTTTTACCTAGAGCTAAGTGGTTTATTAATGATTCTCTCTTAACACCTGTTCAAGGTTATAATGAAGCGGAGGAACATAAAAACACTGTTTATGATTTAAAACAGCATGACATCTATCACATTCAAAAAATAGAGGAGCATACGAATGATTTTTATCGAAAAAATTTCATCACAATAAAAGATACTATTACTATTGATGAAGATAGCTACAATTTTCCAAAAGAATTTGAAACTTTATTTTCAGAAAAAGATCTTGAAAAAATAAAAATTGATCCTGAACTAATCTGGATACGCCTAGAATTTCCAAATGTTATAGGTCCTGAAATATTATCTAATATATTTTGTTCAAACAATTGCTTTCCAGTAATTAACAAAAAACTAAATGAAACACAAGGTAATATAAAAGAGTTGTTAGACATTTATCCTTTAAAGTTAAATAATGATTACTTTCTTGAGTTATTTTCAGTATTAAATGACCGAAACAAAGAATTTGATGTTATTTCTAATAATGTAGAGCCAGAAGATGAAAACTATGCTTACCTACGTTTTGGAGGAGTTGCTCGTTTTGATGAGCGAAATGCAGCAGAAGAAATTAATTATTTAATTGATTTGATTCGTGATGAAGCTGCTGCTTTTTCAAGATTAGGTCAAGATTTTACTGATAATAATTTAAAAGAAATCAATCAGATTATTGCTCGTTTTAAGTCTAAAATGTCTAAAATAGGCATGCAAAACCTTAACAATCCGTATTTGGTTTTAAATACAAAGAAAACAAAAGAAAAAGGAACATTATTTATTAAATATTGGACAACAAACGGTGAAGAGACAAATAAAATAAGCACTTTTAGCAAGTTTAATGTTTTCAAAGGAGCAGACTTTGAAAAGGATTCTATTACACTTCTTTCTACAACACAAGGTGGTAGAAATGAGTTAACAAATTCTGAAAAAATATATGCATATAGAGAAAATCTTATCTCAAACCAACGAGTAGTTACAAGACAAGATATTATTATTTTATGTAAAAACCATTATGGTGATGCTATTGATAATATTGAAGTAAAAAATGGCATCCAAACTGGCTTAGATAGTAATATTGGCTACACTCCTACTATCGATATTTGTTTAACTCGTACCGAAAAAGAACATTATACCGAAGAAGAATGGAGCTTTTTAAGTGAAGACTTAAAATTAATGATTGAAAGAAGAGCCTTAAACATTGTACCTTTTAGAATTGTATATGTTTAA
- a CDS encoding GPW/gp25 family protein produces the protein MKDLYYKIPFDYKKLSNGDDATKVTIEESLAQFISVVISTIFGEYKYDEEFGTIIWETDFNLLANPNRLKDLIKESVHEKVSKYEKRLIVTEVTLGVNENTLSYETKIRVKKRLDIVVYGVIKQTNQPYYYKSSYYLAPFSFK, from the coding sequence ATGAAGGATCTTTACTATAAAATACCTTTCGATTATAAAAAACTTAGCAATGGTGACGATGCAACAAAAGTAACTATTGAAGAGTCTTTAGCGCAGTTTATTTCTGTAGTTATCTCTACTATTTTTGGAGAATATAAATATGACGAGGAGTTTGGCACCATTATTTGGGAAACTGACTTCAATTTATTAGCAAATCCAAATAGGTTAAAAGATTTAATCAAGGAATCTGTTCATGAGAAAGTAAGCAAATACGAGAAAAGATTAATTGTTACTGAAGTTACGCTTGGAGTAAACGAAAACACATTAAGTTACGAAACAAAAATCAGAGTAAAGAAAAGACTAGACATAGTTGTATATGGCGTTATAAAACAAACAAATCAACCATATTACTACAAAAGTTCTTATTATTTAGCTCCATTTTCATTTAAATAA